Proteins co-encoded in one Montipora capricornis isolate CH-2021 chromosome 12, ASM3666992v2, whole genome shotgun sequence genomic window:
- the LOC138027643 gene encoding uncharacterized protein codes for MAWYSVNTSMMIYYLRAHCPGVKQAWLADDSAGGGVITSLYDWYKLLSQEGEKFGYLVNGSKSWLIVKSEEAAAEAARVFGDEVNITIEGQRHLGAVIGSQEYKDMYCKEKVRAWKGELETLSEIAKNQPHAAYIAFTKGFKSKFTYFLRTIESFEDYIDPVQEVIDDLLLPTFFGQTEPLPDEVRQLATLTTAQGGLGVPDLRSEAPQQFTASASITAAHVDSITTQSTIMITGENSVEELKRHHQALKAEKEKAKMESIDSTLSPDLLRLANQARDKGASSWLNAIPLKDQGLALNKQEFRDSLRLRYNLPLTDLPAQCVCGDRFNVGHALSCKKGGFVAQRHDGVRNLLTSFITKVCKNVEAEPRLLPLDNERMHLRSAVTSSEARLDIKAGDFWSRGVTAFFDVRVTHVNSKCNQSKPTTEVFKDQEEEKKRKYQQRVLEVEMGSFTPLVFGTNGGMGNECQRFLKHLADKLVQKDGEPYNNVINWLRTVISFELLRSVHACVRGSRVPFRNIGDSLDDCRINVATAGI; via the coding sequence ATGGCTTGGTACTCGGTTAATACATCAATGATGATTTATTATTTGAGAGCACACTGCCCGGGGGTTAAACAAGCATGGCTCGCGGATGATTCGGCAGGCGGTGGAGTAATCACATCGCTTTACGATTGGTACAAGCTGTTGAGTCAGGAAGGAGAGAAGTTCGGTTACCTTGTGAATGGGTCAAAGAGTTGGCTTATAGTAAAGTCAGAGGAAGCTGCCGCAGAAGCAGCGAGAGTATTCGGTGATGAAGTTAATATCACTATTGAGGGTCAACGTCATCTAGGAGCGGTCATTGGATCACAAGAATACAAGGATATGTATTGTAAGGAGAAAGTGCGTGCATGGAAAGGGGAACTTGAAACACTATCAGAAATTGCTAAGAATCAGCCCCACGCAGCGTATATCGCTTTTACGAAGGGGTTCAAGTCCAAGTTTACTTATTTTCTTCGCACAATTGAGTCATTTGAGGACTATATCGACCCAGTCCAGGAGGTAATCGACGATCTACTACTTCCAACATTCTTTGGCCAGACAGAGCCCCTTCCCGACGAAGTGCGCCAACTCGCTACCTTGACAACGGCCCAAGGGGGACTAGGCGTGCCGGATCTGAGATCGGAAGCACCACAACAGTTTACCGCATCAGCATCAATCACAGCCGCACATGTAGACTCCATAACAACTCAGAGTACCATCATGATAACAGGCGAAAATTCCGTAGAGGAGCTGAAACGTCACCACCAGGCGCTAAAGGCcgaaaaagaaaaggcaaaaatggagtcgattgACTCCACCCTCTCCCCTGATCTTCTTCGATTGGCCAATCAAGCAAGAGACAAAGGGGCCAGCTCTTGGCTTAACGCGATCCCCCTCAAAGATCAAGGTCTAGCTCTTAACAAGCAAGAATTCAGAGACTCTCTGCGGCTACGTTACAACTTGCCTCTCACCGACCTACCAGCCCAGTGCGTTTGTGGGGATAGATTCAATGTTGGCCACGCCCTCTCTTGTAAAAAAGGAGGGTTTGTGGCACAAAGGCATGATGGTGTACGAAACCTACTGACATCATTCATCACCAAAGTTTGTAAGAATGTGGAGGCGGAGCCACGCCTCTTACCTCTTGACAACGAACGGATGCATCTTAGAAGCGCAGTTACCAGCTCAGAGGCACGTTTAGACATCAAGGCGGGAGATTTCTGGTCTAGAGGAGTTACAGCATTTTTCGACGTCAGGGTCACGCATGTTAACTCCAAATGTAACCAGAGCAAGCCGACAACCGAAGTCTTTAAAGACCAAGAAGAGGAGAAAAAGCGGAAATATCAGCAACGAGTGCTTGAGGTCGAGATGGGATCCTTTACACCCTTGGTTTTCGGAACGAACGGTGGGATGGGAAATGAGTGCCAACGATTTCTTAAGCACTTAGCAGACAAGTTAGTACAGAAGGACGGTGAGCCCTATAACAACGTCATTAATTGGCTCAGAACTGTCATctcatttgaactcttaagatcagTACATGCGTGCGTAAGAGGGTCCCGAGTACCTTTCCGGAATATAGGAGACTCTCTTGACGATTGCCGGATTAATGTCGCCACCGCcggcatttaa